The Phyllopteryx taeniolatus isolate TA_2022b chromosome 13, UOR_Ptae_1.2, whole genome shotgun sequence nucleotide sequence GCCACGGGGGTGACGGcgaagattttatggcagtagtcttgACATAGTCCCATTGTGAAAGActacatttgtcttgtagtctgatccagacaTAAGACCGGTAAATTCCCGCCAACACAACACGCATGGATTGGCCAGCCGAGCAGACGCAAAACAGATCTTGCTGAAACGTTAATGAAACGGGGAAATACACACTTTTCGGCTGCTGCTTGTCAGAGTCAAACATGGCTTCCTAAGGCCGACGTCAGTGCTACGTATATTAGCTGACTTTCTCAAGCAGGCGCTAACGTAAATAGCATATCGTCCAGGACAATGACTAGCAGACTAGACTTTCATTGTTCACCGGGCTAACGTGTGGGCGTGTTTCTGAGCTATTTCACGTACCTCCAGGTGTCGTCGCCGTTTCCTGGTACCCGCCTCGCACCAAGGATGACAACGGCGAGCCGGTAGACGACATCGTGCCTCTGCTACTGGATGTGGCACAGCGCTACTACATTAAGGTGACGACATGGCAGCAATGCCATTTGCTTGTTGTTTTGCCAGctcatgtttgtgttgtttggttTGTTCGTTAGTTGATTTTAGGGTAGCATAATTCCGTTGTTGGAAACTTGATATGGGAATTAACCAGGGATTTACAACATTTAAGGTTAGCTCTTAACTGGGAACTTAAATACAGTTGTGGTGAAGTTTTGGCATAATCCTGATAAATATAACGAGATTTTATGCAAGTACAGGTGAATATGAAGAGCCCATTGTCTGTCCAAATGTTTAAATTGACTGTATACTTGAATATAATACCTTTCTATTCATCCTTCCAATTTGGAATCAAAATTCCCCAGTCTAGCTTCTAACGTAAATTTTCCAAAAACCGTAGATTAACTGGAAATTTTCCACCCCTTTAAAACCCTAGTTAATTTACACAAAAACTACATAAATTACTTCTTAGATAAACTACAGTTTAGCAAGTCTGGATGAAAATGAGGCACATGCTCTTGTCTCTACTGACATTCAAAATAAGCAAACGTAATGTGACGTATTTGTCCACAGGTTGCGTTCCACATTGAGCCCTACAAAGGAAGAGACGAAGTCAACATGTACGCCAACATCAAATACATCATTGACAAGTAAGTCAAACGATCTTTTCCCGACACGTTGGCCCGTCAGGTGGAACCTCTTGAAGACTAAATGCAATGCATTCTGGGCTGACCTGCCCTCCTCAGTTACGGCGAGCACCCGGCCTTCTTCCGGTACCGCACCGACACGGGTAAGCACCTTCCCCTCTTCTACGTGTACGACTCGTACCTGCTGAACACGGAGCAGTGGGCCCGGCTGCTGCGGCACACAGAGAGCGGCAGCATCCGTGACACGCCCTACGACGCCATCTTCTTGGCTCTGCTGGTAGAAGAGCGGCAGCAACGCGAGGTGGTGAGCGCCGGGTTTGACGGCGTCTACACCTACTTCGCCACAAACGGCTTCACCTACGGCGCCACGTTGCGCAACTGGCATGCAGTCCGGTCCTTCTGCGATGACAACGGCCTTCTCTTCGTCCCCAGCGTGGGGCCGGGCTACGTGGACACCAGCGTGCGCCCGTGGAACTTCCAGAACACCAGGAACCGCATCAACGGCAAGTACTACGAGACCTCGCTGAGCGCCGCGCTGGAGGCCAAGCCCGACTTGGTCTCTGTCACATCCTTCAACGAGTGGCACGAGGGCACGCAGATCGAGATGGCCGTGCCCAAAAGCGGCCCGACGCTCTATCTGGACTATTTGCCCAACAAGCCTGCCATCTACTTGGAAATTACGCGCAAGTGGGCCGCAATATTCGATGGCGAGCGCAGGAGACGGCGGGAATAACCTGACCGGGATTTGACTCACAACAATATGCAAATGGCCAACTTTACATAGGTTGTGTTTGAAATCGCTTCCTGTCAGCTTTCCGCTGGCAATAGGACTCGAGCCCTGCTGTGAATAGCTAAAGTCTGCAGGTAATTACGCCCCCACTAAAAGGGGTTTGCAATTGCGTATAGATGCCACAAATTGGGTGTAAAGCACTTCAAacggagaggatcataaagcatcaacaccgtgcatctagcatgtacacaaacaTGAAGCCATGGTAGATAAACAACTGCATTCActagttaaattattcaacacaaacatcaGTATTATTAGCTACCATTCTAGCCTAAATAACGCACTAGCACTAACTGATGTGACATCACACGCTTACTAGCACTTAACAGATAAACAGTACAAGTCATTAAACTCCCCTTTTGGGATTTACACACTAAGGTAGGGAATACAGGTacattttaatgacaaataGACTACACAGGCAATTAGTAGCTGCATGTGGAGAGAAGCAAAAACATACTTTCACTTTCAGTGTCCCTTAGATCACAGGTGTTAAACTCAtagcccgggggccagatccggcccgccccATCATTTTATGCgccccacgaaagcaaatcatggcCATAAACTTcaatgattcttgctcaaatctgtaccaaaatacaatattataatatgtaataaataataatgttgaggtATTGCAATAATTTGTTTTGGTACCAAACACCTTTAACCAGTAACTTCAACAATAGTTGAATGatacttctgatttcaaaagtagttatccatcaatttgttgtgtatatatcataatatgatgaggcgatgaaacatttatgtgGGTATAGACTCAAAACGTCCCCtgaggtgcattcaaggactgCTAACAAAACCGTACATCTCAAacgcagacaaaaaaaacaccatcaatGAATTAAACCTAACATCAAGATTCCACAAGAATAcaccaaagtaatatttttactGCTTTTGCCtcagcacaaaaacaatgaatggaTGATTTCTTCAGCCAATAATGGAGGAAATGTTAGCTCAGCTAGCCAGTCTGCGCGTTAGGTCAGTTGTGGCAGTAGCAGCTAGTGTATGACTGTCCTTATGtctttattttgttactgttaGTTCAATAAAGCAAATGAAAGTGCACCGGCAGCCGTGTCTATCCTTGAGCACTTGTGGGCGCACGACAATACATTCTAGCGGTGGTGAGCTATAATAAGTTAGCcaacaatgtttttgtaattatgtCAACTCTTAGACATGCTGTTCAGTTAGCCAGTTCTGCTGTGAGGCACACTGCTGtcaattaggtttttttttttggggtggggggcacattgctgttatttgttttatttttttccccatgtttttGAGGACCACACTGCTGTGATGCTCATTTTgggctttatatatatatatatatacatatatattttattttattattattattttttttatatagggTTTGTGCAGCACTGCTGTGACACACTCACTCTTTGTGTTCCATTTTCAGACTTAAATGTAGCACACTGCTGTCACGCTTTGCCACtctctgtgcttctttttcaggctgTAGTTTGCCACACTGCTATCACGCTCCCACTGTGTCCTCCTTTTTCAAGCCTGCGTTGTGTAGCACATTGGCCAAAGAACCACTGAGAGATGCGAGCAATATTCTAGCAGAATAGAGGTGGAATGTTGTTACATAAAAGTcagaaaaagaagcacagagtgAGAGATGTGATCAATCATAGCAGAATAATTGGGAGGAGTTCCTCAACACTGTGACATAAGCAGTCGGCCAGTTGGCGCCAAGTCATGTGTGTGGCTCCCACAGTCTTAATTTCTTTATTATCACAGTATATGAacatttagagcaggggtgtccaaaaaTAGCCGACCCGATGCGGGACTTGGAGTGGACAAAGGTGTCTATTTTGAACAAACTCGTTCCAATGATGAAtgttcaagaaaaaacaagtgattttttttattttttttttaaaaaagaagggTTCAAGTTCCGTTAGGGAAAACTGCTGAATCACATCGTTTTACACAGTGCCAAGGAAACACAGGCAGggaaaatccccaaaatgtgcattttgggTTTAGGAAGACTGAAGCAATATTGTGGGACAAATCTCTTGTGTCATCTGGTTTTCTTCATCCTCAAATAATTTGACCAACACACcccaggaaaacaaaacaaaacaaaacaaaaaaacattgtatgttGAAATTTTGGCCACCAGAGGACAGCAGCACTAGTCGTCAACAATGTAAtctagcctttttttttttttaaatgtattcttattttttttatcctactGCCATAAACTCTACTACCAAGTGGAACAATTAAGAAAAGTTTGTCTGTTCATGGCCTCAGTCTGAATACAGTCCTGTCCATCACATATCCAAAATATTGATTCTAATCTGGGCACTGTAAATTGAGTCTCccctgttttgttgttgtttttttattttatttttctctttggcagTATACTGAGAACCGTCCTGACTAACACTAGCTCTGCAGTTATTATTTGTTCCTTCTCACTGAGAATCAGATGTGAcagaaaagcacaaaaaaaaaaacacacacacacactggcgtTTACCGCAACGTACGAACAGCTCATCAGCAACCATGACCTGATATACCTTTTATTATTGCAGAGATTATATGTCAAAACAGCACGGGTCGATCATATACTTGCATATTTCATATGTATCCAACAGAGCAGCTTTAATGTAAAGTGCTTTATAGAGATAAAAGCAGACAATGGGAATAACAAGGAAATAGAAAAAtccacacatataaacacaaacacttccatacgaacacatacacacacagtacatattAACTGCTAATgtcatcatgctttggggctgtttgtcttcagctggaactggtgCTTTAGTCAAGttagagggaattatgaacatctAATAGCGGTCAATTTTAGCACAAaaacttcaggcttctgcttgaAAGAAACagtatgtcaggaaaagcctactagaacatctgaacattATTTGGGGTCATTccgaggcactttaaatggtggcaggtgtgcgctGACTCCTATTTAAACGGGTTTGAATGTAAATGGCAAATTCTGTACACAGCCACATTCCAATtatgagagggtgtgcacacttgtgcaaccacattatctcagttgtttatttttatttcccctcctGAAAAGCTTAATGGGAAGCACATTCTCaaaaagtttacaaaaaaaaattataaataaaaaaaaaaaaaggccaggaACCCGTTTCTGCTAGTATTTTTaagttttgtattttgatttaCTCCTAATGATTCCATTTCTGTGACAccaattctgatttttatttttattttttactggccGGAATGGGTTAAAGGTCTGGtaatagtgtaaaaaaaaaaaattgcaaatgattTATCTCAGTTAcattcttttgttcttttttttggttgcaaaaaaaataaataaataataataataataatttgaacaaGAGTGTGTGAATTTATGtccacacacacgtgcgcacagtGGAGGCCCTCAGTGGCGATAAACAACAAAGTGGCGAGCCTGCACATCACATCACAGGCGCACAGTGGCGCCCCGCAGTGGCGATAAACGGAACAACTTAGCAGCAcggtgcacacacacatgcacgcgaatttctttcattattatcattattattattattttgcatgcagccctatggggggcacaagtcagtgcaaactgtaggccggtcccaagcccggataaatgcagagggttgcgtcaggaagggcatccggcttaaaaccttgccaaacaaatatgagcgttcatccaaagaattccataccggatcggtcgtggcccgggttaacaacgtccgccaccggcgccgtcaacctgcagggcgctgttggaaattcagctactgtgggtcgaagtcgaagtcaaagaagaagaagaagaggtggaaagcgggttcttcggcagaaagagaagaggaaaacacagagcctagaactgaatgtggggactttgaatgttgggactatgacaggaaaatctcgggagttggttgacatgatgattaggagaaaggttgatatattgtgtgtccaggagaccaggtggaaaggcagtaaggctagaagtttaggggagggtttaaattattttaccatggtgtagatgggaagagaaattgagtcggggttattttaaaagaagagttggctaagaatgtcttggaggtgaaaagagtatctgatcgagtgatgaggctgaaatttgaaattgagggtgttatgtgtaatgtgattagtggctatgccccacaggtaggatgtgacctagaggtgaaagagaaattctggaaggagctagacgatgtagttctgagcatcccagacagagagagagtcgtaattggtgcagattgtaatggacatgttggtgaaggtaataagggtgatgaagaagtgatgggtaagtacggtatccaggaaaggaacttggagggacagatggtggtagactttgcaacaaggatgcaaatggctgtagtgaacacttttttccagaagaggcacgaacatagggtgacctacaagagcggaggtagaagcacacaggtggattacatcttgtgcagacgatgtaatctgaaggaggttaccaactgtaaggtagtggtaggggagagtgtggctagacagcataggatggtggtgtgtaagatgactctggtggtggggaggaaaattaggaagacaaaggcagagaagagaaccatgtggtggaagctgagacaggacgagtgttgtgcagcttttcgggaagaggtgatacaggctctcggtggacaggaagagcttccagaagactggaccactgcagccaaggtgatcagagaagcaggcaggagagtacttggtgtatcttctggcaggaaaggagagaaggagacttggtggtggaacctcacagtacaggaaatcatacaaggaaaacggttagctaagaagaagtgggacactgagaggaccgaggagaggcgaaaggaatacattgagatgcgacacagggcaaaggtagaggtggcaaaggcaaaacagaggcatatgatgacatgtatggcaggttggacactaaagaaggagaaaaggatctatacagggtggccagacagaaggatagagatgggaaggatgtgcagcaggttagggtgattaaggatagagatggaaatatgttgactggtgccagcagtgtgctagctagatggaaagaatacttcgaggagttgatgaatgaggaaaatgatagagaagggagagtagaagaggcaagtgtggtggaccaggaagtggcaatgattagtaagggggaagttagaaaggcattaaagagaatgaaaaatggaaaggcagttggtcctgatgacattcctgtggaggtatggaagcatctaggagaggtggctgtggagtt carries:
- the manea gene encoding glycoprotein endo-alpha-1,2-mannosidase is translated as MARFRRKSCVALLALVLLMLIVTVALKSLAPEDMPFTDGKEPSLQRKDDVEGTTVRLERPGISEAALSGEDGKLAAVLRKFPPPNYFLHAFYYIWYGNPSFDSKYIHWDHPQLPHWDPKVAERYPQDRHSPPNDIGANFYPALGAYSSRDPAVMEAHMQQLRTAAIGVVAVSWYPPRTKDDNGEPVDDIVPLLLDVAQRYYIKVAFHIEPYKGRDEVNMYANIKYIIDNYGEHPAFFRYRTDTGKHLPLFYVYDSYLLNTEQWARLLRHTESGSIRDTPYDAIFLALLVEERQQREVVSAGFDGVYTYFATNGFTYGATLRNWHAVRSFCDDNGLLFVPSVGPGYVDTSVRPWNFQNTRNRINGKYYETSLSAALEAKPDLVSVTSFNEWHEGTQIEMAVPKSGPTLYLDYLPNKPAIYLEITRKWAAIFDGERRRRRE